The stretch of DNA AGcttggtttgtgggcatgttGATATTGAAACTCAATCCAGGATTCATTGCCGCTAAAATAGAACAGAAAAACGGGGTGAACAAACTGTATACGAAATCCACAGGTTGAACAGCCCTTTAGCGGCATTCAAGTCAAACCCCACACACCTGTAGCTGCTGCCATTGCAACCATGGAGCCACTCATCTGAAGAGCCTGCTGTGCAGCTGGAGGAATCTGCAGACCAGTGCCTTAGACAAAGCAGACAGACACCTTAATGTATGTTTATAATTCACTGAGGAAAACAGAAAGGGAAATGGAGGAAGTGAGAAACATTTTAATAAGGAATTGACATCTTACCTTCAGCCAGCCTGGCCATCAGCTGCAGCCTTCCAGTGGTGCCCAGGTCAATGCCAGTCCTCTCTAGTTCATCATTATCAAGGAAAGAACTGGCTGTGGATGCATCAGTGCGCTCAGTAACATGCCCCACTTTCATTGGCCTGCCAGCCAGCTCAAAGCCGTTTAGCTGCTCTAAGGCTTTCTTAGCACATTCTGCATCAGAAAACTGGATGGAAAGAATTAAGGAAATAAATATACCTTTTAAAGGAAGTgaatcaatatattatttttaaaagttaacAAACTACTACAGgttattatttaaagtaaaatcCAAGGTTTGGAAAATGTTGTTAATGTTGACTTACTGTGATAAAGCCATATCCTTTGGATCTTCCTGTTTCAGTGTCCATCATAAGCTGAATGCTATCAATCTACAAgtaggaaaacaaaaaaagagtgAAATGTAGAAAAACAATAGAAACATAAACCAATACCTATTTAAAAGCacacaaataacaaacaaacagtccTTACTCGTCCAAACGGTTCAAAGATTCCTCTGAGCATGTCCTCTGTGATATTGAAGTGAAGTGAGCCAACATAAAGCCTCATAGGCCCCGCACTGCCTTTCTGAAGATTGTTGGCCATTGCAGCCGCTCTGTTCTTTTCAGCCTGGAAACATAagacaggagtgagtgtgtttaaatCAGGACACATATCTGAGACAGaaagaatattaaaaacatttgtagaaggaggttttttttttttttttttttttttacctgtgacGCTTGAACAATAATTGGAACCCCTAATAGTCTTTGTCCAGACAAGCCAATGGCCAGAGGCACAGAAGTGGCTTctacaaattcaatgtaagcAATGCCTTTGGATCTTCTGGAGTTCCTGTCAGAGATCATCCTCACATCCCTTACCTGTTTGATGAGAGGAGAAGTCGCTTTCATTACTGTGCCAACACAAACCATAAGAATAACCAGACTGACTAAAATTGTTTGCTACTGACTTTTCCCACGGCAGAGAAAAATTCTTCCAAGTCTCGTGGCCGGATTCTGGCAGCCAGCTGCATGCAGAAAACTGTTCGTGCATCTCTCTCCTCTGGAGTAAGGTTATCTATAGGTTGCctaaaagaaacaacaacaacatgattGTAAATGAAGTAAATGGGGAAAAACTAGAAGTGTTTCTACTAGCACGAACTTACCGGATAGGGCTTTTGTCTCTTCTGAAAGGGCTCTTACTTCTAGATCTTCTACGACTATATGGACAGAAAAATAAaggtttgttatttatttatttcccccaGAGATACATACACTGAACAGGCAActaaccccacacacacccacacccacaaaaaataatataatagaaACCTTAGTTTGATGGCAGGTGGTGGGCCAGCTTTCCCCCTGGAACCACCGTTAAATTTCAGGCCAGAACTGTGATATAAAAACAAGGTTTATCTCAGCAGCGTCTACTATCTCTatagttttatttgttattaataaaatataagctTCAATGGGGGCCAGAACATGTTTTGCTCGCATGACATTAGTTTTTAGGGTGAgacaaggggaaaaaaattaacaCAGAGTACATGAGATACAACAAGTGATCAATTCTATGAAACTGCCTTCAAACTTCTACAAAAAAAGTCGTTGTAAGGCTTCGTATGAAAAGTAGTAAAAATAGCATACAAGGAAGGTCTGAAACGGCCCGGACGTTCCCTGCTCCTGGAGCGGCTGCGGCGTCTCTCCCTGCTCCGGCTGCGTTTCTTGTCCCGACTCCGGCTCCTCTTACGATCCCGACTCCTCTCCCGACTCCGGCTCTTTTTGCGTTCCCGGCTCTTGCTTCTCTTCCGTTCCCTGCTCCTGCTACGACTCCTGCTCTTCTTTTTCCTTTCAAGATTTTAGATTTTGTCAACTTGCACCAAACCAATTCCATGTATTCTTATGGCTTGTAATTATGAAAAATGATACTGAGTAATCTaaatagcattttttttaaattttctacTCTAAACATCTATAAAAACAACACTGTAATAATTAACATAGACTTACTTCTTGCTCCGTTCTTCATGGCCATTGGAACTTATGGATTTGTTCTCATCCTAAGCAGGGTCGATAGAAGAACATCATGAGGAGGACGGCGTTACATTGCAAGTCGTAAGGATAAAGGGGGGGATGGGAACAAAAGAGAATATGATATGATCGTTAAATATGTGTTCTTTATAAACTTTATGTGTGGAAGGACGACAAAAAGAGGGCCATTAGAACCACAAGGCTGCCATTTTTCTCCTTCCTTACTGGTATTTATATTGCGTATGTGGTACGGTCAAATAGTAGTAGTGCTAttctataaatgtaaaaatgacatGTTCAGTGACTTCATTCTTTCAGCAGCCTGACAGGTTTAGTACCAAGGCTATCTGTGCCTATAAGACCCAAAGTGGCAATGCTATCAGCCAGCCACTAAGCGAGTTCCAGTGGTGGATGCCATTCCAGTGATCTTCACCCCTTTTGCCTTCGTGGATTGTAAGAGCTCGATGCCACCTCTGTCACACATCTCGCCCTGAAGCAAACGGATTCACACGGCTTAGTAATATCCACTCCCAGAGAACATCTAAAAGTTGAGATGTTCTTTAAAAGTACCTAATCAGCATGAGTTTCTTAAAACAAAGTGACAAAAGAGGCCATCTGTATTCAGTTGAACAATGTGTAAAAACTAATATGCAAAGTGCAGAGAGCCACTATTCCCCGTTTGCAAAAAACCAAAGGAGCCACATATTTTTAGATAAAATTCAACTGCATGCACAGTTACTTAATGCATGTAGTACTGAATTCAACCTCCTTTATCATTTACATTCATCTCAGTTTAATTCCAATCCTGTGACAAACATGAAAACTATGGAATAGCCTGTAAGCTCACTGCAGAATATCTAtaatgagttttttttgttttgtttttgcattcAGGCCAATTTAAGATTACTACAACAGAGATCAGTGGTTAACTACAATATTAACTCGATAACACATGCAGGTTACGGTAATCTTTGAGtcatttttaatgaacagaaaCATAGTTCATAAAAATTCCATGCATTTAAAAGCGTGAATAATGTCCACAGATTCATACCAGCACTTAAATTCATGTGCATCCTctgcatttatattttgttggCACCATTATCATCAAGCCTAAGTGTTTTCAACCAAGGGTACCACAGTACATCAATATATGGGGCAATTACTACcttcatttttttgacagttcACACTGGAATTCATGGGAGTAGAGGTGAGATATAGGCATGTCTACAAAAAGAGATAGATGGGCATTTATTCATTGAAACCACtatgacaaaaataaacatgttattTATCCATATACAACGACTTGGCTAGCTAAAACAAGGCGTAGCTTGGATTGTAGTTTCAACTCAATACAAAAGTTCGCTAAATTATGACGTTAAATTCAACACCCACCTTTTTAAATGGCGCCTCAAGCATTGCTTCGATGTCAAAGTCGTCGGCCATGATGCTGCGCTTATCTGCTGGCGGTAAAATAGGACAAGACATGTTGGTGGAAATTCCTTACCAAACACATTTCATACAGATTACACAcataattataaaatgtttgaGCTTGCACAATTAAAACACTACAACTCGCACTCTTATCTTTCTAAATAATCCCCACTAGCTGCTGATAAAGAGTGTAACGCTACAGAACGCTGGCGGCTAAAGCTAAATGTGTGCTAGCGGAGTGGCTAACTAACAGCGCTAGCTAACACGGTGTGCttagtttatttaattttgtactGTACCAATATCTATACCAATATATATGCACCGCTAAAATATTACAAGTCCAAGTATTCTCGAACCCAGGCCTTAAATTACACGTAAACATCCTAAATTCCGTGTAAAGTACCTCATCCGTGTTTTCGTGCTATAGCTGTGTTGCTAGCAGGGGGCTAATCACAGCCTAGCCTGTAATGCTAAATATAATTATcgataaaaaaataattgccTAACCGAGCCCACTTTAGGACTCGGGGTACTGCATCGCGTTTTTAAACGGATACGCGTTTAATAATGTGAGACATTTGCTAAAATATCCAACAATAACCAGCCTTTTCCGCCTTACCGTGTTAATGCGGCCTACAGAAGCTCCTCGTTTAAACGTCGGAGAACACAGGGCTCTCAGTGTCCGGGTctcccttcttcttcttctacacCCTGAAACAAATGTATGTCCCTATAAGTAATAACAATACGTATTACACACAAAGCGAGTACGTCTCCTAATTTAGTGAACAGTTAATGTGTAGTTCCAGCACTGTGGTCCACACCGGCCTTCCCACACCGAGGCGGTAAACTGTTATGGCGCACGAACGTGCCTCGTTGCATAACAGTTTGACAATGTCCACCACAAGAGGGACCTAAGAGCACTGGGCAACTACAGACTGAGAACAAAACGCTGCGAGAGCGCTGGACAAACACAGTCAAAGAAGTACCACGGTGGAACAACACTGGACCAACACCATATGAAAGAAATCAGGAAGAGCACTGACCGTCCCAGGGTCTAGGGCTGTATAATAAcccaatatcaatatatatcgcaatttACAATATTTTAGTAACACTAATATGATAttgtgtttcctcccatggtccaataaagcacgttggtaggtggattggcgactcaaatgtctccgtgtgtgtaagtgaatgtgtgagtgtgtgtcgccctgtgaaggcagtgtgtgttcctgccttgcacccagtgattccgggcaggctccggacccaccgcgaccctgaactggataagggtcacagacaatgaatgaatcaaaatgtaaaaatatatcttAATATAAATGTTGGGTGTATTGTCCTGCCCTACGTGCCTCCTAACTTTCTCTATGTGTTTCAACTCCAGTGGGGAATTCCTCAAAACAGGATTCTCATTTTAGCCACATAATTTAAAGCCCAAATCAACCATATCCAACTGGAAAATAGCTGAGGGCATTCATGCTCTACAGTCATCAACGCTGTGCTTAAGTTATCCAGCTAACTCATAACCATGCTGCGTGGAAAAGCCACCATTCCTCGGGTTTAGCAGCAAGAAGAGGTTTACACAtgagattattttatttattcttatgcTGATACACGTTTTTAAACTCttgctttttgtttgtattcATCAGTTTTgaggaaatataaaaaatgttttttttttcttttaaaaacaggtCAAGTGTCTCACTATAATTTGttctatttttttgtgtgtaatatGGAGCCATACATTTCTGAGGTAATGAATGTAATTTGCCTATTATTTCTGAGTAAATGTCAcattaaatcagaaaaaaacagggGGGGGGGATCAGCTCTcacccctcgctgccgttgtattcttagctgaacctatgtgtgcttttaggtcctttacacctttatttgctacacaaaacatgggaatttcttttttaattcatccgagaacttacatttacgtttcggcatagctgctcgagaagagggtgggtacatgagctttgcctgacgtaaacaaggactaccgACGTGCAGGCTGACCTATTAAaggtttacagagaaggttatccaccaataacggtagctctacagccAAACCGTCCAATCAAAAGATTTTAGGCTTCTTCaacacgcccccttctcactcaagcgaatcaatcggagtaggggagggcgggactagtttgtgaacgaaacgcttctcgaagttctatgtaaactctagaaaaacaaaatcccggacgtttgtgaaattccgcccggacatttttttaagtttaaaaaagaggacatgtccaggtaaaagagaacgtctggtcaccctaatcaATGCATATAGTAAAAATTCTAACACTGCACACATCCAtgttagttattattattttttaaaaatgtatttaatggtACGCCGTACCCACTGTTGGTCCTTTCTGTACTTTTTTTATGATTATtgtatttttgtcttttatgtagtgtagggtgaccagacgtcctcttttacccggacatgtcctctttttttgacttaaaaaaatgtccgggcggaatttcacaaacgtccgggattttgtttttctagaacttacatagaatttcTAGAAGCTTTGTCACAAATTAGTCCTGCcttcccctactccgtttggttcgcttgagtgagaagggggcgtggtgaagtagcctaaaagcagccttctgattggacggtctgactgtagggctaccgttattggtcgacaaccttctctgtaaacatttaattggtcagtctgcacgtcagtagttgTTCACCCCCCCGGGAGACGTGTCCCCTTTCTCACCATCTctgatctggtcaccctaatgtAGTGACATGGGAACTCATTTactcttattattttttttttgcattatttattatttccttCTGTCCAtactgtaattattttaaagctATAAAAGCAGCGGGCCGCTATTCCCAGTACCCGGGGAgcgtttgggggttcagtgccttgctcaagggcacttcagccgtgttCCAGCAGGGCCTGGGGTTCAAACCGACAAGCTTCCGGTACCGAGCctggtctctaaccattaggccacgacTGCCTCCATGTGGGCGTTTCTGATGTCAAAGGTCAATTCACAAGTCAGGTTTTTGGCGGTCTACAGAACTCAGCGCTGGATTCCGGCGTTTGTTTGTCATGGAAGAATTTTTGTTCCAATGTGTGTGACCTACTGTGCTCTTAGGTCCTGTGAGGATAGAGAGACAAACATTTGGCCTTAAAGCTTTCGCCTTAAGCTGGAAAATGTTTACCCCATAGAGTATGAacatgaggggaaaaaatcaaTGCACTGCATTGAATCAGCAGTAACCTTCATCAGAGCTGAACTGTACTGACACCAGTTCAGCAGGGAAACATCTTTTTAGTtagaaaaacaagcaaacaaacaaactatacACAAAACAACAGTGTTAACcctttgtttacatgtgctTAGAATGAAAGTACAAGGTACTCtttaattttatgaccattattatGTTAGAATAGACACTTTCCAGAATTACAATATAAACTTGTTACACTTACATCACACCTCCACAGAAAAATTAATATTGAGGAAATACAATGTTTATTCTGCTGTggcataaaaatgtttttttaatgacttCTTTATGACCTTGCATTTTTCTTGGTTTAATCTCATTCTTTCCACTGTATCTTACCACAGCTTGCTAGCTCCTTTGCTGGCTGCCAACTTTCCgtaattatctctctctctctctctctctctctctctctctctctctctctctctctctctctctttgccttcAGCCTGATGGAGTGCAGCCAAATGTAAATCTCCTGGGAGGCTTTGGACAGTATAAACATGACACACATCTGGAGGACGCCAGCTTCTCGACACGTTACAAGAACCAGTCAGTGTGACCAGTGCGGGGTCGTTCATCTTCCTGTATGCGCCACCACCTCCTTGGCTTTATTCAGATTTTCCATtcggttttctctctctctctctctctccaccccccaTGTTTTGTTGTTACCTTTTACTGCATGACTCTGGTAGCTGGATTCCCTATAATCTCACGTCTAACACTTAATACCAAGTTGCAGTTGCCATTTAAAGAAAACAGTCATCTTCTTGTTTTGAAAGGAGTGTGTTTCATTGCAGGAAAGAATGTGTTTAAATTACACAAGCCTGTAAAGATGAGAAAACGAAGCATTAACGGCTACTTAATAAAACAGATTTGGGATATGAATAAAGGTAATATTACAAAGCTATTGCACCAAGCAGTACATTTAAAGTAAGAAGATCTGAAAGCTGTAAACATTATTCAAAGTCTTAGCTTCTTGCAACTAAACTTTACTCACTCTAAGCCACTCAAGTGCAGCCACTTAGGCAAATAGATCAAATACCACACGCAGCACGGGTGATGTGGGCAGTGGAGTCTAAACCTATGCTCAAGTGTaagcacttttattttaataGAATGGTGACCTAAGTGGAATAATGTAGACTAAAATACAAACACCAAGTGTAGGGCTACAGATATTACAGTAAATGTGTTACTACGCTGCATAAAACATGACCcatttaagtgtttatttgggtcCTCCAGAAAATTTCACAGCTATATCTTTTATTTGCTATACATAATTTATTTgagtgcggcacggtggtgcagcaggtagtgtcgcagccacacagctccaggggcctggaggttgtgggtttaattcccactccgggtgactgtctgtgaggagtgtggtgtgttctctctgtgtctgcgtgggtttcctctgggtgctccggtttcctcctacagtccaaaaacacacgttggtaggtggattggcgactcaaaagtgtctgtaggtgtgaatgtgtgtgtgtgtctgtgttgccctgtgaaggactggagccccctccagggtgtatttccgccttgcgctcaatgattccaggtaggctctggattcattatctgtaacccttatccagttcagggtcgcagtgggtctggagcctacctggaatcactgggcgcaaggcaggaacacaccctggagggggcgccagtccttcacagggagacacgcactcacaaattcacacacacacacctacggacacttttgagtcaacaatccacctaccaacatgtgtttttggagcgtgggaggaaaccggagcacccggaggaaacccatgcagacacagagagaacacaccacactcctcacagacagtcacccggaggaaacccacgcagacacagggagaacacaccacactcctcacagtcacccggaggaaacccatgcagacacagggagaacacaccacactcctcacagacagtcacccggaggaaacccacgcagacacagggagaacacacaaacagacagtcacctggagtgtgACTCAAGCCCACAGCctgtagggggtgccagtccttcacagggtgacacatactgttgtgtattattaaaaattacattttaaataaaaaaaataaataaacaaaatgatgtAGTTTAAAAATGACATGTGAGGAGAATTTATTCATCATTTATTAAGGTAACAGTGCTGCAGTGCACGtccatttgttctgttcttggggataattttgtatccaaaagtatgtgttaGTTTTGGTCTAGACCAGTGGTTCTGAGACTGAGGTACGAGTAACACACATGGTATGGTATGGAAAGCATTCTGAGGTGGTAAGCCAGATGACCTCTGAAAATGTGCTACATTTCCTgattaaaaaaaggaataatTAAATTAACGGATTATCTAAAGTTTTCATGTGGAAAATTCCTAATTTGTTCCAGAGCTGGGGGCAGCACggataattgtaccttattccaTATTAACTATgaattttaaagttgtgttgatgtcatttgcactgtttcatctccaggacatttattgtgttcttttattctccacagttgtataatgaaagattacagagatccccctctccttctggagaagagaatgtaatgaacctttagggaacacaactggactctaacaccactgctgtacctttaaagatacactacactgttccTACCTTCAGTGGCAGTAATGTCCCTGTACCGTACCTTtaattctgagagtgtaggaagCATCTGCAGTAGATAACGTCCCCCATGTTTCAGAGGAAAtgatgtctgtttgtgtgttgcgCGTGTGTATGGGTGTCAGTGGAGTCTGAATTAGCTGGGGGAAAGGTTGACCGTGGAGTGAGGCATTCTTTCCATTAGCCAGACCAAATCAATGCTCTGTGCTCAGGCCCTGTCCCCTCCCCCTGCAACAACCCCCACTGGTCCGAATGGAAAGAGTTGACCCAGGCACAGAACTCCAGAGCTGGCCTTATTGCAGCCCCTGGCCTGATGCTGAGCAATGGCCGTCCCGACACATCTGCCTCcatcaaaaacacaaacacacaggcccCTGTGAGCTGACAGACCAACTATAAgagcatgagtgagtgagctacAGATTGGTTACTCGATCAGTGTGGTGTCGGGCCGACAGCAGCAGACATGAGAAGAAAGAATATGATTCACAGGAGCCatatttactttgtttttattttaatttttttatgaaaatggGTTTAAGGAAATCATATTGGAAATGTTTCAAGCTCAAACCTTGCTTCAGATCTAAAATGTCGAGGGACACAGGGACCAATAAACCACGAGAGATAACTGCAAGGTCCTGATTCTTTGAGGTAATAGATTCCACAGCATTTCCTCAAAAAGAATTAGCCCCGTGCCCTGACTTTATCTGCCACTGTGGTCACCGCCGATGTCCTGATCATCCGTCATCAACACTCAATCATTCCTCTTTAACTAATCGCTACTGTGTGTTGAGCATAATATTGAACACTGGCTGCCGTCACATCGCACGGAAGGTGGATGCATATTAGTGGTTGAGATGAGTCAAAGTAAAGGTAAAGCACTTAGAGTTACTTGggttttgagaaacagaaaataccTTGAAAGGTACTTGAAATGATCAAACGTCTTCTGAAACCCAAAATACTgaatccgggtgactgtatgtgaagagattttttttttttttttttttttttttttagaagttTAAGGTTACAGCATTACAGAGCATAATCCGAACTCATCAGCACACAAAGAAAGGTCTTGGCACAGGTTGTTCTTCGGTGTGGGCCTGTTACAAAACTGGAGCTCCGTTGATACCTTATACATTGTTGGAAAGCAGCAATCTCAAAGCCACTGGTCTGTGTCTGAGCATGAAAACAATGAATGGCCGTCCAGTCCCAGTTCAACTGAAAGCACAGGAGATATCTGAGCTCCACATTATCATACAAATCAGTGGCACATTTTCAAGGCCTGGGCAGCACTGATGACCTGCAGGATGCAATGGCAGCACATTTTATTGTGGTACATTTCAGTAAGAAATCGAAATTGAAATTGAAGTCTATGTCAATTAAACGTTACATTTTGGATTATAACATAGATTTTACTccattattttgttgttgtgtatTTTCAAACAAATGCCTGCTTTACCATTGATATTTAAAGTTGATAGTTATATTTCATTACACAAAATAAACCAAAGCGAAGtaggccagtccttcacagggcgacacacactcacacattcattcacacactcacacctacggacacttttcagtttccaatccaccaaccaacgtgtgtttttggagcgtggaaggaaaccggagcacccggaggaaacccacgcagacacagggagaacacaccacactcctcacagacagtcacccggaggaaacccacgcagacacagggagaacacaccacactcctcacagacagtcacccggaggaaacccacacagacacagggagaacacaccacactcctcacagacagtcacccggaggaaacccacgcagacacagggagaacacaccacactcctcacagacagtcacccggaggaaacccacgcagacacagggagaacacaccacactcctcacagacagtcacctggaggaaacccacacagacacagggagaacacaccacactcctcacagacagtcacccggagtgggactcgaacccacaacctccaggtccctggagctgtgacagacactacctgctgcttcaCAGCGCCACCCTGGTGGGAAttcattaaaagaaaatatgtaGAATGGAGACCTTGGCTTTAACACAGCTGttatggtgaggaaacatctattttttttctgcaaaacaCTTTGAActgcttttgtatgaaaggtgctctataaataaacaagcCTTGCTTATTTGAAGACTTTTGCTTAAACAGAACCAGCACCAAATTCTAGAGAGAATAATAAGATACAGTGTGTGCTTGTTTTACactttttattaaagaaattccAACCATATATCTGTCTATTTACAAATCAAAATTCTTTGTACAAAATTGTTTCTTATTTGTTTCTCGGTCCAAACCAGTAGCCACAAgttatcacaaaaaaaaatatatatatatcagtccaTAAAGTATCCTTTAGCAAGTAAAAAATATCTCTTTGGTCATTTCTTGAACGCTCGCATTCACACCATCAGTGAAATAACAAGGAAAAAGAATGAagagttgcatagttttagaaTAAAATACAGCTCCATCAAACCCAGAAGTCATTTTTGCAGAAGATATTTGTATTCTCTTCTTATCTGAAGCTCACAATGTTCATGTTTGTACAGTCTCAATGAGGTGTTTACTCTCACTGTAACTTCAAAAGTACAGTGCTGTTTGGG from Hoplias malabaricus isolate fHopMal1 chromosome 5, fHopMal1.hap1, whole genome shotgun sequence encodes:
- the rbm39a gene encoding RNA-binding protein 39a isoform X2; its protein translation is MKDENKSISSNGHEERSKKKKKSRSRSRSRERKRSKSRERKKSRSRERSRDRKRSRSRDKKRSRSRERRRSRSRSRERPGRFRPSFSGLKFNGGSRGKAGPPPAIKLSRRRSRSKSPFRRDKSPIRQPIDNLTPEERDARTVFCMQLAARIRPRDLEEFFSAVGKVRDVRMISDRNSRRSKGIAYIEFVEATSVPLAIGLSGQRLLGVPIIVQASQAEKNRAAAMANNLQKGSAGPMRLYVGSLHFNITEDMLRGIFEPFGRIDSIQLMMDTETGRSKGYGFITFSDAECAKKALEQLNGFELAGRPMKVGHVTERTDASTASSFLDNDELERTGIDLGTTGRLQLMARLAEGTGLQIPPAAQQALQMSGSMVAMAAATAAMNPGLSFNINMPTNQALNLPSQPIATHCFQLSNMFDPHSENDPGWDIEIQDDVIEECNKHGGVIHIYVDKKSAEGNVYVKCPTIPAAMAAVSALHGRWFGGKMIKAAYVPLPTYHNLFPESVQATQLLMPTRR
- the rbm39a gene encoding RNA-binding protein 39a isoform X1, with amino-acid sequence MADDFDIEAMLEAPFKKDENKSISSNGHEERSKKKKKSRSRSRSRERKRSKSRERKKSRSRERSRDRKRSRSRDKKRSRSRERRRSRSRSRERPGRFRPSFSGLKFNGGSRGKAGPPPAIKLSRRRSRSKSPFRRDKSPIRQPIDNLTPEERDARTVFCMQLAARIRPRDLEEFFSAVGKVRDVRMISDRNSRRSKGIAYIEFVEATSVPLAIGLSGQRLLGVPIIVQASQAEKNRAAAMANNLQKGSAGPMRLYVGSLHFNITEDMLRGIFEPFGRIDSIQLMMDTETGRSKGYGFITFSDAECAKKALEQLNGFELAGRPMKVGHVTERTDASTASSFLDNDELERTGIDLGTTGRLQLMARLAEGTGLQIPPAAQQALQMSGSMVAMAAATAAMNPGLSFNINMPTNQALNLPSQPIATHCFQLSNMFDPHSENDPGWDIEIQDDVIEECNKHGGVIHIYVDKKSAEGNVYVKCPTIPAAMAAVSALHGRWFGGKMIKAAYVPLPTYHNLFPESVQATQLLMPTRR